Proteins co-encoded in one Ponticoccus alexandrii genomic window:
- a CDS encoding Ppx/GppA family phosphatase: MDGDEDTHGHWSPFGRPLFNDPKARALSRVGVVDIGSNSVRMVVFDGAARSPAYFFNEKVLCGLGAGMNETGHLNPDGRDRALKAMRRFGKLADGMGLEDLTVVATAAMRDAQDGPEFRRQLESETGLKVWVIDGAEEARLSAQGVLLGWPGSYGLVCDIGGSSMELAEISGGAVGRRITSALGPLKFKDIDGGRKAREKYIRAEIDRLVAHMGTQRDRLFLVGGSWRSIAKIDMERRGYPLHVLHEYRMDANSVRETLAFLEGQDPDALRKRCGISSTRMALVPYAAEVLAQVVETFEPQDIAISSYGIREGLLYEQMPQVLRDRDPLVESCRFAEAKDARNPGFGRDLYDFVLPLFPDSGPARRRLIKAACLLHDVSWRAHPDYRAEICFDNATRANLGGLKHWERVWLGMALMHRYRNKREGTRFEDLFAMLDAAHQQEAEVLGKAMRFGAMLWTLQDDDGRARLDWRPERGTLTLHLSSGSLALYNEVAESRFKSLADALKAESWQVSGDV; encoded by the coding sequence ATGGACGGCGACGAGGACACCCACGGTCACTGGAGCCCATTCGGACGGCCCCTGTTCAACGATCCGAAGGCCCGCGCCCTTTCGCGCGTGGGGGTGGTCGACATCGGCTCCAACTCGGTGCGGATGGTGGTCTTCGACGGCGCCGCGCGCAGCCCGGCCTACTTCTTCAACGAAAAGGTGCTCTGTGGTCTGGGCGCCGGTATGAACGAAACCGGACACCTGAACCCGGACGGGCGCGACCGCGCGCTGAAGGCCATGCGCCGCTTCGGCAAGCTGGCGGACGGCATGGGGCTGGAGGATCTGACCGTTGTGGCCACCGCCGCCATGCGCGATGCACAGGACGGGCCAGAGTTCCGCCGCCAGCTGGAAAGCGAAACCGGCCTGAAGGTCTGGGTCATCGACGGCGCCGAAGAGGCCCGGCTATCGGCGCAGGGCGTGCTGCTGGGCTGGCCGGGCTCTTACGGGCTGGTCTGCGACATCGGCGGCTCGTCGATGGAACTGGCAGAAATCTCGGGCGGCGCGGTGGGGCGCCGCATCACCTCGGCACTGGGACCGCTGAAGTTCAAGGACATTGACGGTGGGCGCAAGGCGCGCGAGAAATACATCCGCGCCGAGATCGACCGGCTGGTCGCCCACATGGGCACGCAGCGCGACCGGCTCTTTCTGGTCGGCGGCAGCTGGCGCTCGATCGCCAAGATCGACATGGAACGACGCGGCTACCCGCTGCATGTGCTGCACGAGTACCGCATGGATGCGAACAGCGTGCGTGAGACGCTTGCCTTTCTCGAAGGACAGGACCCGGACGCGCTGCGCAAGCGCTGTGGCATCTCCTCGACCCGGATGGCGCTGGTGCCCTACGCCGCCGAGGTTCTGGCACAGGTTGTCGAAACCTTCGAGCCGCAGGACATCGCGATATCCTCCTACGGCATTCGCGAGGGGCTTTTGTACGAACAGATGCCGCAGGTCCTGCGCGACCGCGACCCGCTGGTCGAATCCTGCCGCTTTGCCGAGGCCAAGGACGCCCGCAACCCCGGGTTCGGCCGCGACCTTTACGATTTTGTGCTGCCGCTGTTTCCCGACAGCGGCCCGGCCCGGCGACGGCTGATCAAGGCGGCCTGCCTGCTGCACGACGTCAGCTGGCGGGCACACCCGGACTACCGGGCCGAGATCTGCTTCGACAACGCCACCCGTGCCAACCTTGGCGGGCTGAAACACTGGGAGCGCGTCTGGCTGGGCATGGCGCTGATGCACCGCTACCGCAACAAGCGCGAGGGCACGCGGTTCGAAGACCTCTTTGCCATGCTCGACGCGGCACATCAGCAAGAGGCCGAGGTACTGGGCAAGGCGATGCGCTTCGGGGCGATGCTCTGGACCCTGCAGGACGACGACGGGCGGGCACGGCTGGACTGGCGGCCAGAGCGCGGCACGCTGACGCTTCACCTCAGTTCTGGGAGCCTTGCGCTGTACAACGAAGTCGCGGAGTCGCGGTTCAAGTCGCTGGCGGACGCCCTGAAGGCCGAAAGCTGGCAGGTCTCTGGCGACGTCTGA